One window from the genome of Anopheles merus strain MAF chromosome 3R, AmerM5.1, whole genome shotgun sequence encodes:
- the LOC121596551 gene encoding major facilitator superfamily domain-containing protein 1-like has translation MPRQYEEDEARRPILQPDTDTDEPTGTGSGRSLTRHGRPSDDDELAERLTGCGASACCNPSSFLHRFQALILMCLVGFGSYFCYDNPGALQDTFKSDLNLTTTQFVMLYSIYSWPNVILCFIGGFLMDRVFGIRLGTIIYMFILLIGQLIFAMGATINLFWLMIVGRFMFGIGAESLAVAQNSYAVLWFKGKELNMVFGLQLSFARVGSTVNFLVMVPIYKYVKSLGYQGHMCTGVVLLLATLTCVMSMICALILGWMDRRAARILKRNDSAPGGEVAKLSDVRTFKVSFWMVTVICVAYYVAIFPFIALGKVFFMRKFDFSSEDANTVNSIVYIIAAVASPLFGLIVDRTGRNVLWVFLSVLVTIVAHGMLAFSYLNPYIGMITMGLAYSMLASSLWPLVALIVPEYQLGTAYGICQSVQNLGLAVISMISGMIVDKGGYFMLEMFFIGWLIVSLLATIVIWMYDASNDGILNMSPAARSLYANKTLPRMSGEPGSSSDMTDSQQERERRAKDPEAIRNRYVNRVLDGNQSDTEPLAE, from the exons ATGCCCCGCCAGTACGAAGAGGATGAGGCCCGCCGTCCAATACTGCAGCCGGACACGGACACGGACGAGCCGACCGGAACCGGCAGTGGTCGCTCACTGACCCGCCACGGACGGCCAAGCGATGACGACGAGCTGGCGGAGCGGTTGACGGGCTGTGGGGCAAGCGCGTGCTGTAATCCGTCCTCCTTTCTGCACCGCTTCCAGGCCCTTATCTTGATGTGTTTGGTCGGTTTCG GCTCGTACTTCTGTTACGACAATCCGGGCGCGCTGCAGGATACGTTCAAGTCGGACCTTAATCTCACCACCACCCAGTTCGTGATGCTGTACTCGATCTACTCGTGGCCGAATGTGATCCTGTGCTTTATTGGCGGTTTTCTGATGGACCGCGTGTTCGGCATCCGGCTCGGGACGATCATCTACATGTTTATATTGCTGATCGGGCAGCTGATCTTCGCGATGGGCGCCACGATCAATCTGTTTTGGCTCATGATAGTGGGGCGCTTTATGTTTGG CATTGGCGCGGAATCGCTCGCCGTGGCCCAGAACAGTTACGCCGTGCTGTGGTTTAAGGGCAAGGAGCTGAACATGGTGTTTGGGCTGCAGCTGTCGTTTGCGCGCGTCGGCAGCACGGTAAACTTCCTCGTGATGGTACCGATCTACAAGTACGTGAAGAGTCTCGGCTACCAGGGCCACATGTGCACCGGGGTGGTCCTTCTGCTTGCCACGCTGACCTGCGTAATGTCGATGATCTGTGCGCTCATACTCGGGTGGATGGATCGCCGGGCGGCACGCATACTGAAGCGCAACGATTCGGCCCCGGGAGGAGAGGTAGCGAAGCTGTCGGACGTCCGCACATTTAAGGTGTCGTTCTGGATGGTGACCGTGATCTGTGTGGCGTACTATGTGGCCATCTTCCCGTTCATTGCCCTCGGGAAGGTGTTTTTTATGCGCAAGTTTGACTTTTCGTCCGAGGATGCGAACACGGTCAACTCGATCGTGTACATTATTGCGGCGGTCGCGAGTCCACTGTTCGGGCTGATTGTCGATCGTACCGGGCGCAATGTGCTGTGGGTGTTCCTGTCCGTGCTGGTGACGATTGTGGCCCACGGCATGCTGGCGTTTAGCTATCTGAATCCGTACATTGGCATGATTACGATGGGGTTGGCGTACTCGATGCTGGCCTCCAGCCTGTGGCCCCTGGTTGCACTGATCGTGCCGGAATATCAGCTCGGAACGGCTTACGGAAT CTGCCAGTCGGTACAGAACCTGGGCCTTGCCGTGATTTCGATGATCTCGGGAATGATCGTGGATAAGGGCGGATATTTCATGCTGGAAATGTTTTTCATTGGATGGCTCATTG TTTCGCTACTGGCCACCATCGTTATCTGGATGTACGACGCAAGCAACGACGGCATACTGAACATGAGCCCTGCGGCACGTTCCCTTTACGCAAACAAAAC ATTGCCGCGCATGTCGGGCGAGCCCGGATCGTCCAGCGATATGACCGACAGCCAGCAGGAGCGTGAACGTCGCGCCAAGGATCCGGAAGCGATCCGCAACCGGTACGTAAACCGCGTGCTCGACGGCAATCAAAGCGACACGGAACCGTTGGCTGAGTAA
- the LOC121596554 gene encoding vesicle transport protein SFT2C: MADLKRDLDEYLLLQENQKKNFKLEMPKMPSLPKPDLMGKLFGRNQEPEANSWLKDTQDTCCPKLSRIQRIVGFVTCMGLGIFCMIVSTFYIPVLILKARKFALLYTLGSVFFIMSFSFLSGFGAMFRQMFSRERVAMSISYTCCLTATLYFAMVAQSTGLTVLFAVAQIITLLWMILAAIPGGMSGVKFFGSMFRSSVSSTLPV; this comes from the exons ATGGCGGATCTCAAGCGCGATCTCGACGAGtacctgctgctgcaggaaAATCAGAAGAAAAACTTCAAGCTCGAGATGCCCAAAATGCCCTCCCTTCCAAAGCCCGACCTGATGGGCAAGCTGTTCGGCCGCAACCAGGAACCGGAGGCAAACAGTTGGCTCAAGGATACGCAAGACACTTGTTGCCCCAAGCTG TCCCGAATCCAGCGGATAGTCGGCTTCGTGACATGCATGGGACTCGGGATATTCTGCATGATCGTGTCCACGTTCTACATACCCGTGCTGATACTGAAGGCGAGAAAGTTTGCCCTCCTGTACACGCTGGGCAGTGTGTTTTTCATCATGAG CTTTTCCTTCCTGAGCGGCTTCGGTGCCATGTTCCGGCAGATGTTCTCCCGGGAGCGGGTCGCCATGTCGATCAGCTACACGTGCTGCCTCACGGCCACGCTGTACTTCGCGATGGTTGCGCAAAGCACCGGGCTGACGGTGCTGTTCGCCGTGGCACAGATCATCACGCTGCTGTGGATGATTCTGGCCGCCATCCCCGGCGGCATGAGCGGGGTCAAGTTTTTCGGCAGCATGTTCCGAAGTTCCGTGTCCAGCACGCTGCCCGTTTGA